ACCCGGACACATCCCCGCCATGATCTGCCAGTTATTAATATCGACTAAAACACTTTCAATGAAAGGCCAGAGCCGACACATGCGAGGTTTTACCGGATGGATGCGGCAGAGACCATCCCAAAAAATGCAGTATCCGTTTTGGCCCTGCGCCAAAACCTGCCTCTGACCGGAAGCCTGACAATACTTCACCAAAAATTCGTCCGCATCTATTTTGATAAACGCTGCGATGGCTTTTATTTCGGCGTCGGTCACATAGGTCCCGCCGAACCCTTTGCAGCAATCGCCGCAGCGCGTGCATTGAAAAATATCAGCGGGTCGAAATTTCTTAGAAGGCATGGCGGGTATCCAT
This window of the Desulfobacterales bacterium genome carries:
- a CDS encoding YkgJ family cysteine cluster protein — translated: MPSKKFRPADIFQCTRCGDCCKGFGGTYVTDAEIKAIAAFIKIDADEFLVKYCQASGQRQVLAQGQNGYCIFWDGLCRIHPVKPRMCRLWPFIESVLVDINNWQIMAGMCPGIRSDIPDRCVRECVKQKIEKDNT